Proteins from a genomic interval of Oceanispirochaeta crateris:
- a CDS encoding DUF4230 domain-containing protein, giving the protein MRLTLLIAVLLAAVLLVPAGVWFYSGHQDKVRLSALTKKLEMLGELTTVTQRYRSVFYFHEKKNFIQDKSLLFTADFNVYAGVDLAEGFDLQVKGSGVRLTLPAGRIFLVDADDERIHQVLIKERFSSIDTGDYLPAISEEGENIRRQALEQGLPGRAEERAETVLKGIFKSAGIKDISIRFRKEGPGGILGEQEEGAL; this is encoded by the coding sequence ATGCGATTAACTCTCCTCATTGCCGTTCTGTTGGCGGCAGTCCTGCTGGTTCCCGCAGGGGTTTGGTTCTACAGCGGTCATCAGGATAAGGTAAGATTATCCGCCTTGACTAAAAAACTGGAAATGCTGGGCGAATTGACGACGGTTACCCAACGATATCGATCTGTATTTTATTTCCATGAAAAGAAAAATTTCATACAAGACAAATCTTTGCTCTTTACGGCAGACTTTAATGTTTATGCCGGAGTGGACCTTGCGGAAGGATTCGACCTTCAAGTGAAGGGATCGGGAGTTCGGCTGACTCTTCCCGCCGGCCGGATCTTTCTCGTGGATGCGGATGATGAAAGGATTCATCAGGTTCTGATCAAAGAAAGATTCTCCTCTATCGACACAGGCGATTATCTGCCTGCTATTAGTGAAGAGGGTGAAAACATCCGCCGCCAGGCTTTGGAGCAGGGGCTCCCTGGAAGAGCGGAAGAAAGAGCGGAGACGGTGCTGAAGGGAATATTCAAGTCTGCCGGAATAAAAGACATAAGCATTCGGTTTAGAAAAGAAGGGCCCGGGGGAATTCTGGGTGAACAAGAGGAGGGTGCCTTGTGA
- a CDS encoding DUF4230 domain-containing protein: MKTLRVCLFLLLVSVLCSLIFLYERRSIVLPWQVQTQQAVYSSLIETGENSLLQAAEFKMKVLFPYDFMEEGERADWHVLQWYYDNLPEDYLLKSSPSFYPDSVLPEAWKYSSLYSLCRECGINLASDPEFFIVISASVRAGLPFSTNSMQIFPLSEEEEDVQRVALVLPSPEITDIIIEDRSDEDSGFPEVPMTPDQWSRFIRVLGPRFRDLAIGEGILEMAEESASLLMKDLFEGAGIDIQTIEFSS, from the coding sequence GTGAAAACTCTACGGGTTTGCCTCTTTCTTCTCCTTGTTTCCGTGCTGTGCAGCCTCATCTTTCTCTATGAACGGCGGTCAATTGTCCTCCCCTGGCAGGTTCAGACTCAACAGGCGGTCTATTCTTCCCTGATTGAGACTGGGGAAAACTCTCTCCTTCAGGCTGCGGAGTTTAAAATGAAGGTTCTCTTTCCCTATGATTTTATGGAAGAAGGGGAACGGGCGGACTGGCATGTGCTGCAGTGGTATTACGACAATCTCCCAGAGGACTATTTGTTGAAGAGCTCTCCCTCATTTTATCCCGATTCTGTTCTCCCAGAGGCATGGAAGTATTCTTCTCTTTACAGTTTGTGCCGGGAGTGTGGTATTAACCTTGCCAGTGATCCTGAGTTTTTCATTGTCATTTCTGCTTCTGTCCGGGCAGGACTCCCTTTTTCAACAAATTCAATGCAAATCTTCCCTTTATCTGAGGAGGAAGAGGACGTGCAAAGAGTAGCTTTAGTCCTTCCTTCACCGGAGATTACTGATATAATCATTGAAGACAGGTCAGATGAGGACAGCGGATTTCCCGAGGTTCCCATGACCCCCGATCAGTGGAGTCGTTTCATCAGAGTCCTGGGCCCTCGGTTCAGGGACCTGGCCATTGGGGAGGGAATCCTTGAAATGGCCGAGGAGAGCGCCTCCCTCCTGATGAAGGATCTATTTGAAGGAGCTGGAATTGACATACAGACAATTGAGTTTTCAAGCTAA